The Paenibacillus hexagrammi genome has a window encoding:
- a CDS encoding C40 family peptidase, producing MKKQLTALLSAVILGASLFSGVSFAAETAHVNKTVNFRSAPNTGSTTYGYIKAGADLQVISSPNKYWYKVSYNGHEGYVSSNYVSVSGSASNVQTSAKASEIIAYGKTFLGVPYKYGAKAGSGYFDCSLFVQTVFKHFGVSLPRDSRQQSQEGYAVSKSNLKPGDLVFFSTRATVNKTGVSKIGHVGIYIGNGMMIHTYGEGGVKIGSMNTSWWTSHYITARRVL from the coding sequence ATGAAAAAGCAATTAACTGCCCTATTGTCCGCCGTCATCCTAGGTGCTTCTCTATTCAGTGGGGTATCTTTTGCGGCAGAAACAGCTCACGTAAACAAAACGGTTAACTTCCGTTCAGCTCCGAATACCGGGTCAACCACGTATGGATATATTAAAGCCGGCGCGGATCTGCAAGTAATCTCATCGCCAAACAAATACTGGTACAAGGTATCGTACAATGGCCACGAAGGTTACGTCAGCAGTAACTACGTATCGGTGAGCGGTAGCGCATCTAACGTGCAGACTTCGGCTAAAGCAAGCGAAATCATCGCGTATGGTAAGACGTTCTTGGGTGTTCCTTACAAATATGGCGCCAAGGCCGGTTCTGGATATTTTGATTGTTCCCTATTCGTCCAGACAGTATTTAAGCATTTTGGCGTAAGTCTCCCGAGGGATTCCCGTCAGCAATCGCAAGAAGGATACGCGGTCAGCAAGAGCAATCTCAAGCCTGGCGACTTGGTGTTCTTCTCTACGAGAGCAACGGTAAATAAAACCGGTGTAAGTAAAATCGGTCATGTGGGCATCTATATCGGTAATGGTATGATGATTCACACCTACGGAGAAGGCGGCGTCAAGATCGGCTCCATGAATACGTCATGGTGGACTAGCCACTATATCACAGCTCGTCGGGTACTATAG
- a CDS encoding C40 family peptidase: protein MDQELVITIDKDSPLFQAATLLLDNSKSITALSTKVADMQMQLNDAQAQTQSAVTASAALKTLVDTQSKQIDDLKHQVYVLTTPAWEQDADAIISTATALYNAHMESGQTLYPYVFGGNPKLDADGNVIGGSFDCSALTQYCYKVHGYTLPRTSYNQAKQGTEVALTDIRKGDLIALDVTSSRSTPNGIDHVQIYIGDGKIVHTNPSGNGINIKDLSDFTSKIVTIRRIINK, encoded by the coding sequence ATGGATCAAGAGCTTGTTATTACAATCGACAAGGACAGTCCGTTATTTCAAGCCGCTACGTTGCTACTCGATAACAGCAAGTCTATTACGGCACTCAGTACGAAAGTAGCCGATATGCAAATGCAGCTCAACGATGCTCAAGCACAGACTCAATCCGCTGTAACAGCTTCCGCCGCGCTAAAGACTCTGGTCGATACGCAATCCAAGCAGATCGATGATCTCAAGCATCAAGTCTACGTACTGACGACGCCTGCTTGGGAGCAAGATGCCGATGCGATTATCTCTACGGCTACGGCGTTGTATAACGCTCACATGGAGAGCGGCCAAACGCTATATCCGTATGTGTTCGGAGGCAATCCGAAACTGGACGCTGACGGAAACGTAATCGGTGGCTCCTTCGACTGTAGCGCCCTAACTCAATATTGCTATAAGGTTCACGGGTACACTCTGCCAAGGACGAGCTACAACCAGGCGAAGCAAGGCACGGAAGTAGCCCTCACGGACATCCGCAAAGGCGATCTGATCGCGCTAGATGTGACTAGCAGCCGTTCTACGCCAAATGGTATCGACCACGTTCAAATCTATATTGGCGACGGAAAGATCGTTCACACAAATCCGAGCGGTAACGGAATCAACATCAAGGATTTGAGCGACTTCACGAGCAAGATCGTCACGATCCGCCGCATCATCAACAAATAA
- a CDS encoding glycoside hydrolase family 25 protein translates to MQTRPASTIKGIDVSHHNSDGAAIDWNKVKADGVQFVFVKASEGVTYKDPKFAVNLNGARAVGIKAGAYHFARPENGQALSEAKTFVSQLATVQYDLMPVLDLESPIDPSKCTKANMIAFVKTFVDYVQAQTGRKVMLYTGNWFSDMYGGFDNAFKDMPLWIANYAASISAPPNTGGWTAWTVWQYGEKGTINGISGNVDMNVAVSLDALMADVKPKTPQFSVYQYGNKLSDFYTQAEAAAEAVKWSHSYVKRISDGDIVSHNWSDVKQLEKFLAAPSYIQPTLAKLIGAGKLDDPTGDETFYRILAILDRYKLFG, encoded by the coding sequence ATGCAGACAAGACCAGCAAGCACTATCAAGGGCATTGACGTATCCCACCACAACTCTGACGGTGCGGCAATCGACTGGAACAAGGTTAAAGCCGATGGCGTTCAGTTCGTTTTTGTAAAGGCGTCCGAGGGCGTAACGTACAAAGATCCGAAGTTTGCGGTCAACTTGAACGGCGCTCGTGCGGTCGGGATCAAAGCCGGTGCATACCATTTCGCCCGTCCTGAAAACGGACAAGCGCTAAGTGAAGCGAAGACGTTTGTCTCTCAATTGGCTACGGTTCAATACGACCTAATGCCAGTACTGGATCTTGAGAGTCCTATAGATCCTAGCAAATGCACAAAGGCAAACATGATCGCGTTTGTGAAGACATTCGTCGATTACGTTCAGGCGCAGACTGGTCGCAAAGTGATGCTGTACACCGGCAACTGGTTCTCCGATATGTACGGAGGTTTTGACAACGCCTTTAAGGACATGCCGTTGTGGATCGCTAACTACGCCGCGTCGATCTCGGCGCCTCCGAATACTGGCGGTTGGACGGCTTGGACGGTATGGCAGTACGGCGAGAAAGGAACCATTAACGGGATCTCGGGAAACGTGGACATGAACGTGGCGGTTTCGCTTGATGCGCTCATGGCTGACGTTAAGCCGAAGACTCCGCAGTTCTCCGTGTACCAATACGGAAACAAGCTGAGTGACTTCTACACGCAAGCAGAGGCGGCGGCCGAAGCCGTGAAGTGGTCGCACTCATACGTTAAGCGGATCTCAGACGGAGATATTGTTTCTCACAACTGGTCCGATGTAAAGCAGCTTGAGAAGTTCCTCGCGGCTCCCAGCTACATTCAACCGACTCTGGCGAAGCTGATCGGCGCCGGCAAGCTCGACGATCCGACCGGTGACGAGACGTTCTACCGCATCCTAGCCATCTTGGATAGATACAAATTGTTCGGATAA
- a CDS encoding XkdX family protein, translating into MYQYIKEYYDMGFYSKDDVKYFVSAGWITADEYRLITDEEYVA; encoded by the coding sequence ATGTACCAGTACATCAAGGAATATTACGATATGGGTTTTTACTCGAAAGATGACGTTAAGTATTTCGTTTCGGCAGGTTGGATCACGGCGGACGAGTACCGGCTAATCACCGATGAAGAATATGTAGCTTGA